A region of Allocoleopsis franciscana PCC 7113 DNA encodes the following proteins:
- a CDS encoding ABC transporter substrate-binding protein encodes MKIRSLFSYVILFLVTLTFTIGCTNPAVYIKTTNQSNSVSSAGVDAVRLGFSAWPGWFPWQIAQDEGIFKANNVQVDLKWFDGYLESISTLTAGQIDANSQTLGDTVNSVAGGADQVIVLVNDNSTGNDKVIVREGINSVADLKGKKVAAEEGTVDHFLLLLGLKQAGISPQDIQFIPLETGKAAAAFVGGQVDAVAVFAPFTTQALKRPGSKELFSSKDFPGAISDHLVFTRKFVNEHPEQVQAIVDSWFVTLDYMKTNRDKSYKTMAKRAGVTVNEYQEYADGTQLFTLEENLKAFQPGNTMTSLQFAAQEMSKFLTEVGLTKTQPDISRLFDDRFIQAYAKKFNQA; translated from the coding sequence ATGAAAATCCGCTCACTTTTCTCCTACGTTATTCTTTTCCTGGTCACATTGACATTTACGATAGGTTGCACCAATCCTGCGGTCTACATCAAAACAACCAATCAAAGCAATTCTGTATCCTCAGCCGGTGTTGATGCCGTTCGTTTGGGTTTTAGTGCATGGCCTGGTTGGTTTCCGTGGCAAATTGCTCAGGACGAAGGCATATTTAAAGCCAATAATGTTCAAGTAGACCTGAAGTGGTTTGATGGATATCTGGAATCTATCAGTACTCTCACAGCCGGACAGATTGATGCGAATAGCCAAACCCTGGGCGACACGGTTAATTCCGTAGCGGGGGGTGCCGACCAAGTTATTGTGCTGGTCAATGACAACTCCACAGGCAATGATAAGGTGATTGTCCGCGAGGGGATTAACTCAGTTGCCGACTTGAAAGGGAAAAAAGTTGCCGCAGAAGAAGGGACTGTGGATCACTTTCTACTCTTGTTAGGACTCAAACAAGCGGGCATATCGCCACAAGATATTCAATTTATCCCTTTAGAAACCGGTAAAGCCGCAGCGGCATTTGTGGGAGGTCAAGTGGATGCAGTAGCAGTCTTTGCCCCATTTACCACTCAGGCATTGAAGCGTCCAGGTAGTAAGGAACTCTTCAGTTCCAAAGATTTTCCTGGCGCAATTTCCGATCACTTGGTATTCACGCGCAAGTTTGTCAACGAACATCCAGAACAGGTACAAGCCATTGTTGATTCCTGGTTTGTCACATTGGACTATATGAAGACAAATCGGGACAAATCCTACAAGACTATGGCAAAACGGGCGGGTGTCACGGTGAACGAATATCAGGAGTATGCTGACGGCACTCAACTATTCACATTAGAGGAAAATTTAAAAGCGTTTCAACCGGGCAATACCATGACTTCCTTACAGTTTGCAGCCCAAGAAATGAGCAAGTTTCTCACAGAGGTTGGTCTAACAAAAACTCAACCCGACATCAGCCGTTTATTTGATGACCGCTTTATTCAGGCATACGCTAAGAAATTTAATCAAGCATAA
- a CDS encoding ABC transporter permease translates to MNQSPGSIRSFIRPTTLKPTVFWQIAEDIPKPLNTVLVITSIGVPLLLWWLVTTFGNIDPKFLPSPGKVLEAFGRLWSTRELLKDTVASLWRVGVGFLFAALFSIPVGVLMGSFASIRALLEPIFGLMRYMPAPAFIPLLILYLGIGEEPKITLIFIGVFFFNSLMVMDTVKFVPKDLIESTYMLGGNRLQTLFQVIFPHVLPGIIDACRINLAAAWQLVIVSELIAATEGLGRRISVAGRFLRTDEIFVGLIVIGVIGLSFDLLFQYFLRVSCKWANQKR, encoded by the coding sequence ATGAATCAAAGTCCTGGATCGATTCGATCATTCATTCGACCGACAACACTAAAACCTACTGTTTTCTGGCAAATTGCCGAAGACATCCCCAAACCCCTGAACACGGTGTTAGTAATTACTTCCATTGGTGTTCCCTTACTGCTGTGGTGGTTGGTGACTACATTTGGCAACATAGACCCTAAGTTTTTGCCCTCACCAGGTAAAGTTTTGGAAGCGTTTGGGCGACTGTGGAGTACTCGCGAACTCCTCAAGGATACTGTGGCGAGTCTATGGCGGGTTGGTGTTGGATTCCTGTTTGCAGCTCTTTTTTCCATCCCCGTTGGCGTGCTAATGGGCAGTTTTGCTAGTATTCGCGCATTGCTCGAACCTATCTTCGGGTTGATGCGTTATATGCCTGCGCCTGCATTTATTCCCTTACTCATCCTCTACCTCGGTATTGGAGAAGAACCCAAAATTACTCTTATCTTTATCGGAGTCTTTTTCTTTAACTCCTTAATGGTCATGGATACGGTGAAGTTCGTACCTAAAGACCTGATCGAATCAACCTACATGTTAGGAGGTAATCGTCTACAAACTTTATTTCAGGTGATTTTTCCTCATGTCTTACCGGGAATTATTGATGCTTGTCGAATCAACCTAGCTGCTGCTTGGCAGTTAGTCATTGTCTCAGAACTCATTGCAGCAACAGAAGGTTTAGGGCGTCGGATTAGTGTGGCAGGTCGATTTCTGAGAACAGATGAAATTTTTGTGGGGTTAATTGTC
- the rpiA gene encoding ribose-5-phosphate isomerase RpiA — protein sequence MTGEIDPIKVMKQEVGKAAAALVKSGTIVGLGTGSTTAYAIEYLGNRLKSGELTDIQGIPTSFQAEVLAKKYGIPLTTLDAVDHIDIAIDGADEVDPQKNLIKGGGAAHTREKVVDALADQFIVVVDGNKLVDRLGSTFLLPVEVIPMAITPVMRAIEKLGGKPELRMGVKKAGPVITDQGNMVIDVKFDSIDNPAELEKTLNNIPGVLENGLFVGVADKVLIGEVKDGQPVVREM from the coding sequence ATGACCGGAGAAATTGACCCGATTAAAGTGATGAAGCAGGAAGTTGGCAAAGCGGCAGCCGCTCTTGTAAAGTCAGGTACGATTGTCGGACTAGGTACAGGTTCAACGACTGCCTATGCCATCGAGTATTTGGGAAATCGCCTGAAGTCGGGTGAACTTACAGACATCCAAGGCATTCCCACATCTTTCCAAGCAGAAGTCTTGGCGAAAAAGTATGGAATTCCTTTAACCACACTGGATGCCGTTGATCACATTGATATTGCCATTGATGGTGCGGATGAAGTTGATCCGCAGAAAAATTTGATCAAAGGCGGCGGTGCGGCTCATACTCGTGAGAAAGTTGTTGATGCTTTAGCCGACCAATTTATTGTTGTCGTGGATGGAAATAAATTAGTTGATCGCTTAGGTTCTACTTTCTTGTTGCCTGTGGAAGTTATTCCCATGGCAATTACGCCGGTGATGCGGGCGATTGAAAAGCTAGGTGGAAAGCCAGAGTTACGTATGGGTGTGAAAAAAGCAGGTCCCGTGATTACTGACCAGGGCAACATGGTAATTGACGTAAAATTTGACTCCATCGATAACCCCGCTGAACTGGAAAAGACTTTAAATAATATTCCAGGCGTCTTGGAAAATGGCTTATTTGTTGGGGTTGCCGATAAAGTTCTGATTGGTGAAGTTAAAGATGGTCAGCCTGTTGTTCGAGAAATGTAA
- a CDS encoding DUF2267 domain-containing protein encodes MPDKTYRNNIPEIDPTEIEDERTAIADEHRSFLEKVMVKSGFADLYDARDFTEVVFRVMRDLMTTEAADRVEAELHTEVLPTEEKALQMEVAELWKDTNPIVGFLSRVRPPWQGPGIFKIDSDRFLFRVANESGMPRTVEREQAVSAVFSATKDELSEERIQEIASWLPDHVRKLWEEA; translated from the coding sequence ATGCCAGATAAAACATACAGAAATAACATTCCAGAAATTGACCCAACTGAGATTGAAGATGAGCGGACTGCGATCGCAGATGAACATCGCTCGTTTCTGGAAAAGGTGATGGTTAAAAGCGGATTTGCCGATCTGTACGACGCCAGAGATTTTACGGAAGTGGTGTTTCGCGTCATGCGCGACTTAATGACAACAGAAGCGGCTGATCGTGTCGAGGCAGAACTTCATACAGAGGTTCTACCGACAGAGGAGAAAGCACTCCAGATGGAAGTCGCCGAGCTCTGGAAAGATACAAATCCAATCGTGGGATTTTTGAGTCGGGTTCGTCCACCCTGGCAAGGCCCAGGCATCTTCAAAATTGATTCTGATCGCTTCCTGTTCCGGGTTGCAAATGAAAGCGGAATGCCGCGAACAGTTGAGCGAGAACAGGCGGTTTCAGCCGTGTTCTCCGCCACCAAAGACGAACTTTCTGAAGAGCGGATTCAGGAAATTGCTAGCTGGCTCCCTGATCATGTACGCAAACTTTGGGAAGAAGCTTAA
- the hypA gene encoding hydrogenase maturation nickel metallochaperone HypA, with protein MHETDMTKALIVTVRDWWEAQPEHPKISHIYLTVGQFTCVEPASLQFAFEVQTRNTFLDGAKLVIQETPLIAFCHRCQQEYRPEIGIQYACPDCSSPMEDIRSGRELKIDRVEYAQLNPIVSGGQDARFA; from the coding sequence ATGCATGAGACTGATATGACCAAAGCGCTAATTGTAACCGTGCGGGACTGGTGGGAAGCACAACCGGAACACCCCAAAATTTCCCATATTTATCTCACAGTAGGTCAGTTCACTTGTGTAGAACCTGCGAGTTTACAATTTGCCTTTGAAGTTCAAACCCGAAACACTTTTTTAGATGGAGCAAAACTGGTAATTCAGGAAACTCCATTAATTGCTTTTTGTCATCGCTGCCAACAGGAATATCGTCCCGAAATCGGCATTCAATATGCTTGTCCAGATTGTAGTTCACCGATGGAAGACATTCGCTCTGGGCGAGAGTTGAAAATCGATCGCGTTGAATATGCACAACTCAATCCGATAGTTTCGGGCGGACAAGATGCCCGATTTGCATAA
- a CDS encoding RNA recognition motif domain-containing protein — protein MSVRLYVGNLPKEEVNRDELHAVFVDVGESVSTKVIKDRKTGKCRGFAFVTVPTDEQADEIIEKFNGHMFQESALKIEKALPRSKSQQEEEEPQRSSSNHTPPTRRAGNKKSKRGNDQRTTAASSDAGGFQPDPRWAGELAKLKELLSAQASNP, from the coding sequence ATGTCCGTTCGTCTCTACGTAGGCAATTTACCAAAAGAAGAAGTAAACCGCGATGAACTACATGCTGTTTTTGTAGATGTTGGTGAGTCTGTTTCCACAAAGGTGATCAAAGACCGCAAAACTGGCAAGTGCCGGGGGTTTGCCTTTGTCACCGTACCAACAGATGAACAGGCGGATGAGATCATTGAGAAATTCAATGGTCACATGTTCCAAGAGAGCGCCCTAAAAATCGAAAAAGCTCTACCACGCTCAAAGAGTCAACAAGAGGAAGAAGAACCCCAACGCTCATCGAGCAATCACACTCCTCCTACTCGTCGTGCAGGCAATAAAAAGTCTAAGCGTGGTAATGACCAACGTACAACAGCAGCATCCTCTGACGCAGGCGGATTTCAACCTGATCCGCGTTGGGCGGGTGAGTTGGCGAAGCTAAAAGAGCTTTTATCAGCTCAAGCTAGCAATCCCTAG
- the hypB gene encoding hydrogenase nickel incorporation protein HypB, with protein MHQTFDAALGINLLHANQEGANHNRAHFDEWGITCFNVMSSPGAGKTVLLEQTLAALSNKVKIAVIEGDMTTELDADRLRKYGVPVIAINTGRSCHLDSKMVAGGLHQLEHHYNPSEFDLVLVENVGNLVCPAEFEVGEHAKVALLSLTEGEDKPLKYPVMFQEADCLLITKMDLAPHLDVDVNRIVANVRQMNPDVTIIPVSAKTGEGLEAWFDWICSQIEQEFLSEQQLSVTH; from the coding sequence ATGCACCAAACCTTTGACGCCGCCCTAGGAATTAATTTACTCCATGCCAACCAGGAAGGAGCCAACCACAATCGCGCCCATTTTGATGAGTGGGGCATTACTTGCTTCAATGTCATGAGTTCTCCCGGTGCGGGTAAAACTGTTCTCCTAGAACAGACGCTAGCCGCCCTCAGTAATAAAGTAAAGATTGCTGTGATCGAAGGCGATATGACCACTGAACTCGACGCCGACCGCCTGCGTAAATACGGTGTTCCTGTGATTGCCATCAACACCGGACGTTCCTGCCACTTAGATTCCAAAATGGTTGCAGGGGGTCTCCATCAGCTAGAGCATCACTACAACCCATCTGAATTTGATTTGGTACTGGTGGAAAATGTCGGCAACTTGGTTTGTCCGGCTGAATTTGAAGTAGGTGAACATGCCAAAGTCGCTCTATTAAGTTTAACAGAAGGAGAAGATAAGCCCCTGAAATATCCGGTGATGTTTCAAGAAGCTGATTGTTTGCTGATTACCAAGATGGACTTAGCCCCTCATCTGGATGTTGACGTGAATCGGATTGTCGCCAATGTGCGGCAAATGAATCCTGATGTCACCATTATTCCTGTTTCTGCAAAGACGGGTGAAGGGTTAGAGGCTTGGTTTGATTGGATATGTTCTCAAATTGAACAGGAATTTCTTTCAGAGCAACAGTTATCAGTTACTCATTGA
- the rsmG gene encoding 16S rRNA (guanine(527)-N(7))-methyltransferase RsmG — protein MGASETLLLPEMLDIWQLTLGWQPTDEQQGLFQQFYEGILEGNQRLNLTRITEPMDFWEKHLWDSLRGFWTQESGFVAATPTSLIQNLKGNSEIQPQSLKLIDIGTGAGFPGIPVAIAFPHHSVTLLDSTRKKITFLEALITQLGIQNVTTLVGRAESLTHQLQHRQTYDIALLRAVAPASVCAEYALPLLKTGGLAILYRGHWTDEETESLKSILEKLGGGIEFIEEFTTPISKSVRHCIYLRSSAPLKELPLKK, from the coding sequence ATGGGCGCAAGTGAGACATTATTACTACCTGAGATGCTAGATATCTGGCAGCTAACTCTAGGATGGCAGCCAACGGATGAACAACAGGGGCTATTTCAACAGTTTTATGAAGGCATTTTAGAAGGAAATCAACGGTTGAATTTAACCCGAATCACGGAACCAATGGATTTCTGGGAGAAACATTTGTGGGATTCTTTGCGGGGATTTTGGACACAGGAATCAGGATTCGTAGCAGCAACGCCTACATCACTCATACAGAATTTAAAAGGTAACAGTGAAATTCAGCCCCAATCTTTGAAGCTGATTGATATAGGAACAGGGGCAGGATTTCCAGGAATACCAGTAGCGATCGCCTTTCCCCATCATTCCGTTACCTTACTAGATTCCACCCGCAAAAAAATTACCTTTTTGGAGGCTTTAATCACTCAGTTAGGCATTCAAAATGTTACTACTTTAGTCGGTAGAGCTGAATCACTCACTCATCAGCTTCAGCATCGACAAACTTACGATATTGCTCTCCTCAGAGCGGTTGCACCAGCTTCAGTGTGTGCTGAGTATGCCCTACCCTTGTTGAAAACAGGGGGTTTAGCGATTCTCTATCGAGGTCATTGGACCGATGAAGAGACAGAATCTCTTAAATCCATTCTGGAAAAATTAGGTGGAGGAATTGAGTTCATTGAAGAATTTACAACACCCATTAGTAAAAGTGTCCGTCACTGCATTTACTTACGTTCTTCTGCACCGCTTAAAGAGCTACCTCTAAAAAAATAA
- the speB gene encoding agmatinase: protein MTENNSENPLFQSPDGNGHYPTQAQRALDLEARLPQTGWQQEVSKGLEYGLEAAESIRDRTIPTFSRGELPHYAGINTFMKAPYVEDVRKVGEYDVAIVGVPHDSGTTYRPGTRFGPQGIRRISALYTPYNFELGIDLREQIKLCDVGDIFTIPANNEKSFDQISKGIAHIFSSGAFPIILGGDHSIGFPTVRGICRHLGDKKVGIIHFDRHVDTQETDLDERMHTCPWFHATNMKNAPAKNLVQLGIGGWQCPREGIKFYRERANSNILTVTDITEMGLDAAVDFALERALDGTDCVYISFDIDCIDAGFVPGTGWPEPGGLLPREALHLLGKIVQKAPVCGLEVVEVSPPYDISDITSLMATRVICDTMAHLVLSGQLPRKEKPAYIHPESQPELVAWT, encoded by the coding sequence ATGACTGAAAATAATTCTGAAAACCCCTTATTTCAAAGTCCAGATGGGAACGGACATTATCCGACTCAAGCGCAACGGGCACTGGATTTAGAGGCTCGATTGCCGCAGACGGGTTGGCAACAGGAGGTGTCGAAGGGGCTGGAATACGGTTTGGAAGCGGCAGAGAGTATTCGCGATCGCACTATTCCCACTTTTTCACGCGGTGAGCTTCCTCACTATGCCGGGATTAACACCTTCATGAAAGCCCCCTATGTAGAGGATGTTCGTAAGGTTGGGGAATATGATGTGGCGATTGTGGGTGTTCCTCACGATTCGGGTACTACCTATCGTCCTGGCACTCGCTTTGGTCCCCAAGGAATTCGCCGCATTTCTGCGTTGTATACGCCCTACAATTTTGAGTTGGGAATTGATTTACGCGAACAAATCAAACTTTGTGATGTGGGCGATATCTTCACCATTCCCGCCAACAACGAAAAGTCATTTGACCAGATTTCTAAAGGTATTGCTCACATCTTTAGCTCTGGAGCATTCCCCATTATTCTAGGCGGTGATCATTCTATTGGGTTCCCCACTGTTCGGGGCATTTGTCGGCACTTAGGCGACAAGAAAGTCGGCATTATTCACTTCGATCGCCACGTCGATACCCAAGAAACCGACTTAGATGAGCGGATGCACACCTGCCCTTGGTTTCATGCCACCAATATGAAAAACGCACCGGCAAAGAACTTGGTGCAATTGGGGATTGGCGGTTGGCAATGCCCCCGCGAGGGCATTAAATTTTACCGGGAACGGGCAAATAGTAATATCCTAACCGTGACCGACATTACCGAAATGGGCTTAGATGCTGCCGTAGATTTTGCTCTAGAAAGGGCATTAGATGGCACCGATTGTGTCTACATCAGCTTTGATATTGACTGCATTGATGCAGGCTTTGTCCCTGGCACCGGCTGGCCTGAACCCGGAGGACTCTTGCCCCGCGAAGCCCTGCATTTGTTAGGCAAAATTGTGCAAAAAGCTCCTGTTTGTGGTTTGGAAGTCGTGGAAGTTTCCCCACCTTATGACATCAGTGATATTACATCTCTGATGGCAACTCGTGTGATTTGCGACACGATGGCGCATTTGGTTCTATCCGGTCAGTTGCCGCGCAAAGAGAAACCCGCCTACATTCATCCAGAATCCCAGCCCGAACTTGTAGCGTGGACTTAA
- a CDS encoding aldo/keto reductase, whose amino-acid sequence MQYRRFGRTQLQMPIFSCGGMRYQYSWKDRPLWRVRRRSQQNLAAIVHRSLEVGINHIETARAYGTSDLQLGPILKRLPREQMIIQTKVMLECSPKEFRRKFDQSLANLKLDYVDLLGLHGINTHGLLHDTIRPGGFLDVVRQLQEQGKVRFVGFSTHGPTDVIVKAIETNQFDYVNLHWYYINQSNWPAIEAASRHDMGVFIISPSDKGGMLQKPSQKLVNLCVPLSPMVFNDLFCLSHPQVHTLSIGAFKPTDFDEHLKAVELLDQADELLSPILVRLEQEAIAILGEKWVKTWQIGLPTSEETPGLVNIPVILWLRNLALAYDMVEYAKGRYNLLDGASHWFPGSRADRIRELDLRYCLRHSPHADKIPALLEDAHRLLGGEQVKRLSQQ is encoded by the coding sequence ATGCAATATCGAAGATTTGGGCGAACCCAATTACAGATGCCAATCTTTTCTTGTGGTGGTATGAGATACCAATACAGCTGGAAAGATCGACCACTGTGGCGAGTTCGTCGGCGTAGTCAGCAAAATTTGGCAGCGATTGTTCATCGGTCTCTAGAAGTAGGCATCAATCACATTGAAACTGCTCGTGCTTATGGTACCTCTGATCTGCAATTAGGACCCATTCTCAAGAGGCTTCCCCGTGAGCAAATGATTATCCAGACTAAAGTGATGCTGGAATGCAGTCCAAAAGAATTTCGGCGTAAGTTTGACCAGTCGTTGGCTAATCTTAAGCTAGACTACGTTGACTTGTTAGGGCTGCACGGGATTAATACGCATGGGCTACTTCACGATACCATCCGCCCTGGTGGCTTTTTGGATGTGGTACGGCAACTACAAGAGCAAGGGAAAGTCAGATTTGTGGGCTTTTCTACCCATGGCCCCACGGATGTGATTGTTAAGGCTATAGAAACGAACCAATTTGATTATGTGAACCTGCATTGGTACTACATTAACCAGTCCAACTGGCCTGCAATCGAGGCAGCTAGCCGTCATGATATGGGAGTTTTTATTATCAGTCCTTCAGATAAAGGGGGAATGTTACAAAAACCTTCCCAGAAATTAGTAAATTTGTGTGTCCCTCTGAGTCCGATGGTGTTTAATGATTTATTCTGTCTGTCCCATCCTCAAGTGCATACTTTGAGTATAGGAGCATTCAAACCAACGGATTTTGATGAACACCTGAAGGCGGTGGAATTGCTGGATCAAGCGGATGAACTCTTATCACCTATTCTTGTGCGCTTGGAACAAGAAGCGATCGCTATTTTGGGAGAAAAGTGGGTCAAAACATGGCAGATTGGCTTACCAACCTCTGAAGAAACGCCAGGACTGGTGAACATTCCTGTGATCTTGTGGCTGAGAAATCTTGCTCTGGCCTACGATATGGTGGAATATGCCAAAGGGCGCTATAACTTGTTAGATGGTGCAAGTCACTGGTTTCCTGGTAGCAGAGCCGACCGAATCAGAGAATTAGACTTACGATATTGTTTGCGTCATAGTCCTCACGCGGACAAAATTCCTGCCTTGCTGGAAGACGCCCATCGGCTTTTAGGTGGTGAGCAAGTTAAGCGCTTATCCCAACAATAA
- a CDS encoding Sll0314/Alr1548 family TPR repeat-containing protein: MTTWLPAPKRTVTALASAAAVVLSLWVSPTLAKDPFRANNPRPIGDNTEAAFEYIFKAGNYKAAKGYLEKAEQSEPNEPLTYAMLASLAFTTQEWDTLKSYAAKTQQTAQKLKSTDPLRGNLYTAVGHFLEGTYEFKTEGPVGAVSKLQKVFQYLDEAKKIDPNDPELNLLTGYMDLMLAVNLPFSDPAQAVEKLEKYAAPSYLAYRGIAVGYRDLKKYSKALEFVDRALKLTPNNPEVLYLKAQILRNQGKNKEAQDFFNKAGQKLEQLPNYSAAQITYEQCRNQNRIDNGSEDKGWNCAEERNKIRQRPN; the protein is encoded by the coding sequence ATGACGACTTGGTTACCTGCGCCAAAACGGACGGTGACAGCTCTTGCCAGTGCTGCGGCTGTGGTACTCAGTTTGTGGGTGTCACCCACCTTGGCAAAAGATCCCTTTCGCGCCAATAATCCTCGCCCCATTGGAGATAATACAGAAGCAGCTTTTGAATATATCTTCAAAGCGGGAAACTACAAAGCTGCCAAAGGTTACCTAGAGAAAGCGGAACAGAGTGAGCCGAATGAACCCCTTACTTATGCCATGTTAGCGTCTCTAGCTTTCACAACTCAAGAATGGGATACCCTGAAAAGCTATGCCGCTAAAACTCAGCAAACAGCTCAAAAACTAAAATCTACTGACCCTTTACGGGGAAATCTTTACACCGCCGTTGGTCATTTCTTAGAAGGGACTTACGAATTTAAAACAGAGGGTCCGGTTGGAGCTGTGAGCAAATTGCAGAAAGTTTTTCAATATCTAGATGAAGCCAAAAAAATTGACCCCAACGACCCTGAATTGAATTTATTGACAGGTTATATGGATTTGATGTTAGCGGTCAATTTACCGTTTTCTGACCCCGCTCAGGCGGTGGAGAAACTAGAAAAATATGCGGCTCCTTCTTACTTAGCTTATCGCGGTATTGCTGTGGGATATCGGGATTTGAAAAAGTATTCTAAAGCGCTGGAGTTTGTGGATCGTGCCCTGAAACTAACACCTAATAATCCAGAGGTTTTATACCTAAAGGCACAAATTCTGAGGAATCAGGGGAAGAATAAAGAAGCTCAAGATTTTTTTAATAAAGCAGGGCAAAAACTGGAGCAATTACCTAATTATTCCGCTGCACAAATTACCTACGAACAGTGCAGAAACCAAAATCGCATCGATAACGGCAGTGAAGACAAAGGTTGGAATTGTGCAGAGGAGAGGAATAAAATTAGACAACGACCTAACTGA
- a CDS encoding ABC transporter ATP-binding protein: protein MLYLRNLTYHPPATPLAILKSLNLQLAPQQLGLVIGPSGSGKSTLLEILAGLAQQTAGGAFWRDQELTPEHLQQLGGLVFQFPERHFCGSTILEELRLGHPELGSERVYEALGEVGLADLSLHTSPHALSGGQQRRLALAVQLIRQPHILMLDEPTAGLDWSMRRQLVSLLAKLKAHWTLLVVTHDAGELLQISDRCWTLNHGELQEVDPVTLKPRSNTPQLVT, encoded by the coding sequence ATGCTATATCTTAGAAACTTAACGTACCACCCTCCTGCTACCCCCCTAGCCATCTTAAAATCTCTGAATCTACAACTGGCACCCCAACAACTAGGACTGGTCATTGGTCCTAGTGGCTCAGGTAAAAGTACATTATTGGAAATTTTGGCAGGGTTAGCACAGCAAACGGCAGGGGGTGCCTTCTGGCGAGACCAAGAACTCACGCCGGAACATTTGCAACAGCTCGGAGGGCTGGTCTTTCAATTTCCCGAACGGCATTTTTGTGGTAGTACAATTCTAGAGGAACTGCGGCTGGGGCATCCGGAGTTGGGGTCTGAGAGGGTTTATGAAGCGCTTGGGGAAGTCGGACTGGCTGACTTATCGCTACACACTTCACCCCATGCCCTAAGTGGGGGACAGCAGCGACGGCTTGCTTTAGCCGTACAGTTGATTCGCCAACCCCATATTCTCATGTTGGATGAACCCACAGCGGGTCTAGATTGGTCGATGCGGCGACAGCTAGTAAGTCTGTTGGCAAAGCTCAAAGCCCATTGGACACTGTTGGTCGTGACTCACGATGCGGGTGAATTATTGCAAATTTCTGATCGCTGCTGGACACTGAATCATGGGGAATTGCAAGAAGTTGATCCCGTAACTCTAAAACCTAGAAGTAATACCCCACAACTTGTCACTTGA